Proteins from a genomic interval of Phlebotomus papatasi isolate M1 chromosome 3, Ppap_2.1, whole genome shotgun sequence:
- the LOC129808243 gene encoding troponin C, which translates to MDDDQKMEIIRKAFQMFDTTKSGFIDTLKISTILTSMGQPYDKTELQTLIADNDPEQTGKVNIDGFSRIAGHFLEEEDAEAMQQELKEAFRLYDREGNGYITTSTLKEILAALDDKLSNADLDGIIAEIDTDGSGTVDFDEFMEMMTGD; encoded by the exons GATGACGATCAGAAAATGGAAATCATCCGGAAGGCTTTCCAGATGTTCGATACCACCAAGAGTGGCTTTATCGATACACTCAAGATTTCCACAATCCTGACGTCCATGGGTCAGCCCTATGACAAGACGGAATTGCAGACACTCATTGCTGATAATGACCCTGAAC AAACCGGAAAGGTGAACATTGATGGATTCTCGCGAATTGCTGGGCATTTCCTGGAAGAGGAAGATGCTGAAGCTATGCAACAGGAGCTGAAGGAAGCCTTCAGGTTGTACGATCGCGAAGGCAATGGCTACATCACTACCAGTACCCTGAAAGAAATCCTTGCAGCTCTAGATGACAAACTCTCCAACGCGGATCTCGATGGGATTATCGCGGAAATTGACACAGATGGTTCTGGAACTGTTGATTTCGATG AATTTATGGAGATGATGACTGGAGACTAA